The Leadbettera azotonutricia ZAS-9 genome has a window encoding:
- the uvrB gene encoding excinuclease ABC subunit UvrB: MREFEVVSPFKPAGDQGEAIATLASGIKGGDKFQVLQGVTGSGKTFTMAKIIEEVQMPTLIVSHNKTLAAQLFREFKGFFPHNAVEYFVSYYDYYQPEAYVASRDLYIEKDASINDEIERMRLSATRSLMEREDVIIVATVSCIYGLATPEVYRTMTANFGVGDTIDVDALIRRFVEIQYERNDAVLERGRFRRRGDTLEIFPAYLEDAYRVDLDWDKVERIRRFDPISGKTLEELDRAMIYPAKQFVMPAEMVRNALDGIKQELADRCEFFTSTGKIVEAERLKTRVEYDIEMLTEMGYCPGIENYSAPLAGRKPGAAPDTLIDYLPKKHLTFIDESHVTLPQIGAMYAGDRSRKTSLVDYGFRLPCALDNRPLRYDEFEKRLDKTVFVSATPSKTEVELSKRVVQQLIRPTGLLDPEIEVRPSEGQMEDIYAEVQKRIKAKERSLILTLTKKMAEDLTDYLSGLGLKVRYIHSEVETIERVEILTQLRTGDFDILVGINLLREGIDLPEVSFIAILDADKIGFLRSLTSLVQIIGRAARNAAGKVVMYADRMSDAMEKAIAETDRRRAIQLAYNKEHGITPTTIKKAIANILERHVEEEKDAAATSIEVLKKSYNVLVPEQRKKLIAALENEMLEHAKNLEFEQAAAIRDEIEKIKDIGRGKKKR; this comes from the coding sequence ATGCGTGAATTTGAAGTAGTTTCGCCCTTTAAACCCGCCGGAGACCAGGGGGAAGCCATTGCGACCCTGGCTTCGGGGATCAAGGGCGGGGACAAGTTTCAGGTGTTGCAGGGGGTTACGGGCTCAGGCAAGACCTTTACCATGGCCAAGATCATCGAGGAAGTGCAGATGCCTACCCTCATTGTGAGCCACAACAAGACCTTGGCGGCCCAGCTCTTCAGAGAGTTCAAGGGCTTCTTTCCCCATAACGCGGTGGAGTATTTTGTCTCTTATTATGATTATTACCAGCCCGAGGCCTATGTTGCGTCCAGGGATCTTTATATAGAAAAAGATGCGTCCATAAACGACGAGATTGAGCGCATGCGGCTTTCGGCTACCCGCAGTCTGATGGAGCGGGAGGACGTGATCATTGTGGCCACTGTGTCCTGCATTTACGGCCTTGCAACGCCCGAGGTGTACAGGACCATGACTGCCAACTTTGGCGTGGGCGACACCATCGACGTGGATGCCCTGATACGGCGCTTTGTGGAGATTCAGTACGAGCGGAACGACGCGGTATTGGAACGGGGGCGCTTCAGGCGGAGGGGGGATACGCTGGAGATTTTTCCCGCCTATCTTGAGGACGCCTACCGGGTTGATTTGGATTGGGACAAGGTGGAGCGTATACGGCGTTTCGATCCCATCTCCGGGAAAACCCTTGAGGAACTTGACCGGGCCATGATTTATCCTGCCAAGCAGTTTGTCATGCCTGCGGAAATGGTGCGGAACGCCCTTGACGGCATCAAGCAGGAACTTGCGGATCGCTGCGAATTTTTTACATCCACCGGGAAGATAGTTGAGGCCGAGCGGCTCAAGACCAGGGTGGAGTACGATATCGAAATGCTCACGGAGATGGGATATTGTCCGGGTATAGAAAATTATTCGGCCCCTTTGGCGGGCCGTAAACCCGGAGCTGCGCCTGATACGCTCATCGACTACCTGCCCAAGAAGCATCTTACCTTTATCGACGAGAGCCACGTTACCCTTCCCCAGATCGGAGCCATGTACGCCGGGGACAGGTCGCGCAAGACGAGCCTCGTGGATTACGGCTTCCGCCTACCCTGCGCCCTGGACAACAGGCCCCTGCGTTACGATGAATTTGAGAAGCGTCTGGATAAAACAGTTTTTGTGTCCGCTACTCCTTCCAAAACCGAAGTGGAACTTTCGAAGCGGGTGGTGCAGCAGCTTATCAGGCCCACCGGTCTTCTCGATCCTGAAATCGAAGTCAGGCCCAGCGAAGGCCAAATGGAAGATATTTATGCGGAGGTGCAGAAACGCATCAAGGCAAAGGAACGTTCCCTCATCCTCACCCTTACCAAGAAAATGGCCGAGGATCTGACGGATTATCTTTCCGGCCTGGGACTCAAGGTGAGGTACATCCACAGCGAAGTAGAAACCATTGAGCGGGTGGAAATTCTGACCCAGCTCCGCACCGGAGACTTCGATATTCTTGTAGGTATCAACTTGCTGCGCGAAGGCATCGACCTGCCGGAAGTTTCGTTCATTGCGATCCTCGACGCCGATAAAATCGGCTTCCTCAGATCCTTGACCAGCTTGGTCCAGATTATAGGCCGCGCCGCCAGAAACGCTGCGGGCAAAGTTGTCATGTATGCGGACAGAATGAGCGACGCCATGGAAAAGGCCATTGCGGAAACCGACCGCAGGCGCGCCATACAACTTGCATACAACAAGGAACACGGCATTACCCCGACCACGATAAAGAAGGCCATTGCCAATATACTCGAACGCCACGTCGAGGAAGAAAAAGACGCCGCTGCAACGAGCATCGAGGTGCTTAAAAAATCCTACAATGTGCTGGTGCCTGAACAGCGGAAAAAACTCATTGCTGCCCTGGAGAATGAAATGCTGGAACACGCGAAGAACCTTGAGTTTGAACAAGCCGCCGCCATACGGGACGAGATCGAGAAAATCAAAGATATTGGCAGAGGAAAAAAGAAGCGGTGA
- a CDS encoding energy-coupling factor ABC transporter ATP-binding protein produces MVLIKDLSFRYSQGERNALSGINLEIPDGDFLGIIGSSGAGKSTLTYAINGVVPHHFPGDFYGEARINGLDTVESQAETIARQVGSVFQDIDGQMVASVVEDEILFGLENFGIPRNEIEGRLEEALAAAGIGDLRYREISSLSGGQKQKAAIAAITALRPKIIVLDEPTGELDPRSSRKIFEYLKELNEKHGVTIIVVEQKIMLLCEFAKHLAVMNQGALVSHGTVTEVLQKPGILEGAGVNIPRVTTLGNRLRELGLYSGELPHDLARARLMMEKVLEAKGAV; encoded by the coding sequence ATGGTTCTGATAAAGGATTTAAGCTTCCGTTACAGCCAGGGTGAAAGGAACGCCCTTTCGGGGATCAATCTTGAGATCCCCGATGGGGATTTCCTTGGGATCATCGGCTCCTCGGGGGCAGGGAAGTCCACGCTTACTTATGCAATTAACGGAGTTGTGCCGCATCATTTCCCCGGTGATTTCTACGGTGAAGCAAGGATTAACGGTCTCGATACGGTGGAGTCCCAGGCGGAGACTATCGCCCGTCAGGTGGGTTCTGTGTTTCAGGATATTGACGGCCAGATGGTGGCATCGGTGGTGGAGGACGAGATACTTTTCGGCCTCGAAAATTTCGGCATACCCCGAAACGAGATCGAAGGCCGCCTCGAAGAAGCCCTTGCGGCCGCGGGTATAGGGGATCTGCGTTATCGCGAGATATCCTCCCTTTCGGGAGGACAGAAGCAGAAGGCCGCTATCGCCGCAATCACTGCGTTGCGTCCAAAGATCATTGTCCTTGACGAACCCACAGGCGAACTTGATCCGAGATCGAGCCGGAAAATTTTTGAATATCTAAAAGAGCTGAACGAAAAACACGGTGTCACCATTATCGTGGTGGAACAAAAGATCATGCTCCTCTGCGAATTTGCAAAACACCTCGCGGTAATGAATCAAGGCGCCCTTGTCAGCCATGGGACGGTAACGGAAGTGCTCCAAAAGCCCGGCATACTCGAAGGCGCAGGGGTCAACATTCCCCGTGTTACCACCCTGGGGAACAGGCTCCGCGAACTTGGCCTTTATTCGGGCGAGCTTCCCCACGATTTGGCCCGGGCCCGGCTTATGATGGAAAAAGTCCTCGAGGCAAAGGGGGCAGTATGA
- a CDS encoding 4Fe-4S dicluster domain-containing protein — protein sequence MKKLAVTDKGACMACRSCELACAGAFYKNDDITLSCIQIGEKDRKTTVSFCVQCGKCAKACESGAITQNAQGVYLINKAACVNCGKCLDACPFKVVVKAADKPAPTKCIACGICVKACPAEILYIKQDEAASA from the coding sequence ATGAAGAAACTGGCAGTAACCGATAAAGGTGCCTGCATGGCTTGCCGCAGCTGCGAGCTTGCATGCGCCGGGGCTTTTTATAAAAACGACGATATTACCCTTTCCTGCATCCAAATCGGGGAAAAAGACAGGAAAACCACTGTCTCCTTCTGTGTTCAGTGCGGCAAATGCGCCAAGGCATGCGAGTCAGGGGCCATCACCCAGAATGCCCAAGGCGTCTACCTGATCAACAAGGCCGCCTGTGTGAACTGCGGCAAATGCCTCGATGCCTGCCCCTTCAAAGTGGTGGTAAAGGCGGCGGACAAACCAGCCCCCACCAAGTGCATTGCCTGTGGTATCTGCGTCAAAGCCTGCCCTGCGGAAATTTTGTACATCAAGCAGGACGAGGCCGCGAGCGCCTAG
- a CDS encoding CsgG/HfaB family protein, with translation MNILKKMVSLPFLVFMLIGCGSSPKAVASGEGKFLDAAIQEAAVKMQNNLPAGTKVALVSFASTSPQLSEYVISRLEAALVDGKKLIVVDRANLDRIREEQGFQLSGEVSDESAKAIGQLLGAGAIVTGTFTDLGDVYSLTLKAINMETATVAVSYPADIARSTRIQTMLASGGGAAGNASGAAGKTQAPAAPEPPLYKIGDTGPAGGIIFYVKGNNADGWRYLEAAPASTELRDLKWADSNGEVKNTDIGIGSGKQNTKAVIDRFLATGESFRAAQRCDALESGGYDDWYLPSKTELSLMYAYLKEAGIGGFKEDWYWSSSEGDNKGVWTQNFGDGTQRGNGAETYDLYAQYNNPGYKVHSHYVRAIRQF, from the coding sequence ATGAATATACTAAAGAAAATGGTTTCTTTACCTTTTTTGGTCTTTATGTTGATTGGTTGTGGATCTAGCCCCAAGGCGGTAGCCTCTGGGGAAGGAAAATTCCTTGATGCGGCTATTCAGGAAGCTGCCGTAAAAATGCAGAATAACCTACCGGCAGGGACAAAGGTCGCTCTGGTCAGCTTCGCTTCGACCTCGCCCCAGCTTTCCGAATACGTTATCAGCAGACTGGAAGCAGCCTTGGTTGACGGCAAAAAACTGATCGTAGTTGACCGCGCCAACTTGGATAGGATACGCGAGGAACAGGGGTTCCAACTCTCGGGGGAGGTAAGTGACGAATCGGCAAAGGCTATTGGGCAGCTTTTGGGTGCCGGGGCAATTGTAACCGGCACTTTTACCGACCTCGGGGATGTCTATAGCCTTACCCTTAAGGCCATCAATATGGAAACCGCCACCGTGGCCGTTTCGTATCCGGCAGATATTGCCAGAAGCACCCGGATACAAACCATGCTTGCTTCAGGAGGCGGGGCCGCCGGGAATGCGAGCGGAGCAGCAGGGAAAACGCAAGCCCCGGCGGCACCGGAACCCCCTCTTTACAAAATCGGCGACACCGGTCCGGCGGGCGGCATTATTTTCTATGTCAAAGGGAACAATGCTGACGGGTGGCGGTATTTGGAGGCTGCGCCCGCCTCGACAGAATTGAGAGACCTTAAGTGGGCTGACTCCAATGGAGAAGTAAAGAATACGGATATCGGGATAGGATCAGGTAAACAGAACACTAAGGCCGTCATAGACCGTTTTTTGGCTACCGGGGAAAGTTTCAGGGCGGCGCAGCGATGCGATGCGCTGGAATCAGGCGGTTATGATGACTGGTACCTACCGAGTAAGACCGAGTTATCGTTGATGTATGCGTATCTAAAGGAGGCAGGAATCGGAGGTTTTAAAGAGGATTGGTACTGGTCTTCATCTGAGGGCGATAATAAAGGTGTATGGACGCAGAATTTCGGAGACGGTACTCAACGCGGCAATGGTGCTGAAACGTATGATTTATACGCCCAATATAATAACCCCGGTTACAAGGTTCACAGCCACTATGTCCGGGCTATTCGGCAGTTTTAA
- a CDS encoding energy-coupling factor transporter transmembrane component T family protein — translation MTGLLDYVEGSSFLHRLNPLTKMLFAFVLCASCFITGNLYMVLGILVLNLIMSAVGGIIKRSLRVLLSLIKLSIVLFVVQIFFVREGDIIFRFPMNIYITDKGLLFSLLFVSRLIAATMPLTLMLSVTKMGDISNALNRYLKIPYKYTFALTTAIRFIPLFSDEMAGIIEAQISRGVDIDTKNFFKKIKLLLPLCVPLLISSVRKIEGGAISAELRGFNFRTPSSGFKHYTFALRDCGVFLFCILVAGAAIVV, via the coding sequence ATGACAGGATTGCTGGATTATGTGGAAGGCAGTTCCTTTCTCCACCGCCTCAACCCGTTGACTAAAATGCTCTTTGCCTTTGTGCTCTGCGCTTCCTGTTTTATCACAGGGAATTTATACATGGTTCTGGGTATTTTGGTTTTAAACCTCATCATGTCCGCTGTCGGGGGTATCATAAAACGATCCCTCAGGGTGCTCCTTTCGCTGATAAAGCTTTCGATAGTTCTTTTTGTAGTACAGATATTTTTTGTGCGGGAAGGCGACATAATCTTCCGCTTCCCCATGAACATTTATATCACCGACAAGGGGCTTCTTTTTTCCCTGCTTTTTGTGTCACGCCTCATTGCCGCAACCATGCCCCTTACCCTTATGCTTTCGGTTACAAAAATGGGGGATATTTCCAACGCCTTGAACCGCTATCTAAAAATCCCCTACAAATACACTTTTGCCCTTACCACCGCCATACGTTTCATTCCCCTTTTCTCCGATGAAATGGCGGGAATTATCGAGGCCCAGATTTCGCGGGGCGTGGACATTGACACGAAAAATTTCTTCAAGAAGATAAAGCTCCTTCTTCCCCTTTGCGTGCCCCTCCTCATTTCGTCGGTACGCAAGATAGAAGGCGGCGCTATTTCGGCGGAACTCCGGGGCTTCAACTTTCGTACACCCTCGTCGGGGTTTAAACACTATACCTTTGCCCTTAGAGACTGCGGGGTATTTCTTTTCTGCATACTGGTTGCAGGGGCTGCCATTGTGGTATAA
- a CDS encoding TIM barrel protein — MAYPKIYLAIDNCFAYKRWTRPEEWCDAIAALGIGYIEASSDNELDPLYMGREYLADWVEAVRKAQDASGVRVANLYSGHGTYTTLGLTHTDPRVRRRMIDKWFKPLMEAAGHLGCGLGFFAHAFPHRVLQDAVLYREAIGVLEQGLVELNQYKVSCGCGDMGIEQMYSPHQYPWTIAQTRDLIRTVTEKSRSPFYFTEDVGHHQAKFQSPDMQQLQEANGKPGRDAWLGSDRAFALAEKGDLAGLQEEIRKTPHLFAEKKDGDCYSWLSELGAYSPIIHLQQTDGKTSAHLPFTTERNAWGIIDGGKILRSLKAAYDRPEEAGMPRRCEKIYLTLELFAGTAAIMHGFMAEARESVAWWRQWIPRDGMVLDELVSG; from the coding sequence ATGGCTTACCCAAAAATTTACCTCGCCATAGACAATTGTTTTGCCTATAAGCGTTGGACCCGGCCGGAAGAATGGTGCGATGCAATCGCCGCATTGGGGATTGGTTATATTGAGGCCAGTTCCGACAATGAGCTGGACCCGCTCTACATGGGGCGCGAGTATCTTGCCGATTGGGTAGAGGCAGTGCGCAAGGCCCAGGATGCCTCGGGGGTCAGGGTGGCAAATCTGTATTCAGGCCATGGTACCTATACGACCCTTGGCCTGACTCACACAGACCCCAGGGTACGCAGGCGAATGATCGATAAATGGTTCAAACCTCTGATGGAAGCCGCAGGCCATTTGGGCTGCGGGCTTGGGTTTTTTGCCCATGCCTTTCCACACCGCGTCCTTCAGGATGCCGTTTTATATCGTGAAGCAATTGGTGTTCTGGAACAGGGGCTTGTTGAATTGAATCAATATAAAGTCTCCTGCGGCTGTGGCGATATGGGGATAGAGCAAATGTATTCTCCACACCAATACCCATGGACTATTGCCCAGACCCGGGATCTGATCCGCACTGTAACAGAGAAAAGCCGCTCCCCTTTCTATTTTACCGAGGATGTCGGCCATCACCAGGCAAAATTTCAGAGTCCCGATATGCAGCAGCTGCAAGAGGCAAACGGCAAGCCTGGGCGGGATGCCTGGCTTGGCAGCGACCGTGCTTTTGCCCTGGCAGAGAAGGGTGATCTGGCTGGTTTGCAGGAAGAGATCCGGAAAACCCCCCATCTGTTCGCAGAGAAAAAAGATGGCGACTGCTATAGTTGGCTTTCGGAACTGGGGGCGTACAGCCCTATCATTCATCTTCAACAGACCGATGGAAAGACATCGGCCCATCTGCCCTTTACCACCGAGCGCAATGCCTGGGGGATTATTGACGGGGGGAAGATCCTCCGTTCTTTGAAGGCCGCCTATGACAGGCCGGAAGAAGCTGGAATGCCCAGGCGGTGCGAAAAGATCTACCTGACCCTGGAACTCTTTGCAGGCACTGCGGCAATTATGCATGGCTTTATGGCAGAGGCCAGGGAATCTGTGGCATGGTGGCGGCAGTGGATCCCCAGGGATGGCATGGTCCTTGATGAGCTTGTATCGGGGTAG
- a CDS encoding energy-coupling factor ABC transporter ATP-binding protein codes for MSMLAFDHVDFSYGLTASPDTAAIKDISFALEKGEFAALIGENGAGKSTLCRLCNGLLKPLRGSVLAAEKDTKSVKTSLLARKIGYLFQNPDRQLCQNTVRDEILFGLEYAFADAKLSSSRLEAEKNKRCDEMLSLFNLDGKRDPFGLSRGERQQAALASVLARKPELLVLDEPTTGLDYRECMNIMDIVSRLHAEGTTILMISHDMEVVSDFAQRALVLSRGRLIADGPVKEIMKNKEILDEASLLPPQIAALAQNMGAGFEDVFSVDDMIAGVQKRKAEL; via the coding sequence ATGAGTATGCTCGCCTTTGATCATGTGGATTTTAGCTACGGCCTCACCGCCTCTCCCGACACTGCCGCAATTAAAGATATTTCCTTTGCATTGGAAAAGGGCGAATTTGCCGCCCTCATCGGCGAAAATGGCGCCGGGAAATCCACTCTCTGCCGTCTCTGCAACGGCCTCTTGAAACCTCTGCGGGGTTCAGTGTTGGCCGCAGAGAAGGATACCAAATCTGTAAAGACCAGCCTCCTGGCGCGTAAAATCGGCTACCTTTTCCAGAACCCCGATCGCCAGCTTTGCCAGAACACGGTGCGGGACGAAATACTCTTCGGCCTTGAATATGCTTTTGCCGATGCCAAGCTCTCATCATCCCGGCTTGAAGCCGAAAAAAACAAACGCTGCGACGAGATGCTGAGCCTTTTTAACCTTGACGGAAAACGCGATCCCTTCGGCCTTTCCAGGGGCGAAAGGCAGCAGGCCGCATTGGCCTCGGTTCTGGCCCGCAAACCCGAGCTTCTCGTGCTGGACGAACCCACCACAGGCCTCGACTACCGGGAGTGCATGAACATCATGGATATAGTTTCGCGCCTCCATGCAGAAGGCACTACAATTCTGATGATATCCCACGATATGGAAGTAGTATCCGATTTTGCGCAGCGGGCTTTAGTCCTCAGCAGGGGGCGCCTTATAGCCGATGGGCCGGTAAAAGAAATCATGAAGAATAAAGAAATACTTGACGAGGCATCTTTGCTGCCTCCCCAGATCGCGGCCTTGGCGCAAAACATGGGTGCAGGTTTTGAAGATGTCTTTTCAGTGGATGACATGATTGCTGGGGTTCAAAAAAGGAAGGCCGAATTATGA